The Cottoperca gobio unplaced genomic scaffold, fCotGob3.1 fCotGob3_237arrow_ctg1, whole genome shotgun sequence genome has a window encoding:
- the LOC115004989 gene encoding transmembrane protein 136-like isoform X1 has product MWIFHLFVPAVSPTCTNPPELYDPHVMLKLSLTAAMPVLEVTCSLIGWFCLYLLFCCTFTRRGPEWSCRLVTLSHGVVIVLLTAYVLFIDGPWPFTHAGTENTELQISSLSVCLGYFFFDLCWCVLYHTEGPVMLAHHVASIVGILLALLMGVSGCETCGVIFGSEITNPLLQTRWFLRQLGLYDSLLGDAVDLLFIVLFATVRVGVGTVMFYCELTSPRTTLIMKLGGVAMYGLAWVFMVDIARFGYKKSRAKYKRWRENHKLNQVSAQKLE; this is encoded by the exons atgtggATTTTCCACTTGTTTGTACCTGCAGTGTCTCCAACATGTACAAACCCACCTGAACTTTATGATCCACATGTGATGCTGAAACTGTCCCTTACAGCAGCCATGCCGGTGCTGGAGGTGACCTGCAGCCTGATTGGCTGGTTCTGTCTCTACCTGTTGTTCTGCTGCACCTTCACTCGGCGGGGGCCCGAGTGGAGCTGCCGGCTCGTCACTTTGTCCCACGGGGTCGTCATCGTGCTGCTGACTGCGTACGTCCTCTTCATAGACGGACCCTGGCCCTTCACACATGCAG GTACAGAAAACACTGAGCTGCAGATTTCCTCCCTGTCCGTGTGCCTCGGCTACTTCTTCTTCGATTTGTGTTGGTGCGTGCTCTACCACACCGAGGGTCCCGTCATGCTGGCGCACCACGTCGCGAGCATCGTGGGCATCCTGCTGGCTCTGCTCATGGGGGTGTCCGGCTGCGAGACCTGCGGGGTCATCTTCGGCAGCGAGATCACCAACCCCCTGCTGCAGACCCGCTGGTTCCTCCGGCAGCTGGGCCTGTACGACAGCCTGCTGGGCGACGCCGTGGACCTGCTTTTTATCGTACTGTTCGCCACCGTGCGCGTCGGGGTCGGCACGGTCATGTTTTACTGCGAGCTCACGTCTCCCAGGACCACGCTGATAATGAAGCTCGGCGGCGTGGCCATGTACGGACTAGCCTGGGTGTTCATGGTGGACATAGCCCGGTTTGGCTACAAGAAGAGTCGAGCCAAGTATAAAAGGTGGCGAGAGAATCACAAGCTCAACCAAGTTAGCGCACAAAAACTGGAGTGA
- the LOC115004991 gene encoding transmembrane protein 136-like, whose product MLAHHVASIVGILLALLMGVSGCETCGVIFGSEITNPLLQTRWFLRQLGLYDSLLGDAVDLLFIVLFATVRVGVGTVMFYCELTSPRTTLIMKLGGVAMYGLAWVFMVDIARFGYKKSRAKYKRWRENHKLNQVSAQKLE is encoded by the coding sequence ATGCTGGCGCACCACGTCGCGAGCATCGTGGGCATCCTGCTGGCTCTGCTCATGGGGGTGTCCGGCTGCGAGACCTGCGGGGTCATCTTCGGCAGCGAGATCACCAACCCCCTGCTGCAGACCCGCTGGTTCCTCCGGCAGCTGGGCCTGTACGACAGCCTGCTGGGCGACGCCGTGGACCTGCTTTTTATCGTACTGTTCGCCACCGTGCGCGTCGGGGTCGGCACGGTCATGTTTTACTGCGAGCTCACGTCTCCCAGGACCACGCTGATAATGAAGCTCGGCGGCGTGGCCATGTACGGACTAGCCTGGGTGTTCATGGTGGACATAGCCCGGTTTGGCTACAAGAAGAGTCGAGCCAAGTATAAAAGGTGGCGAGAGAATCACAAGCTCAACCAAGTTAGCGCACAAAAACTGGAGTGA
- the LOC115004989 gene encoding transmembrane protein 136-like isoform X4 codes for MPVLEVTCSLIGWFCLYLLFCCTFTRRGPEWSCRLVTLSHGVVIVLLTAYVLFIDGPWPFTHAGTENTELQISSLSVCLGYFFFDLCWCVLYHTEGPVMLAHHVASIVGILLALLMGVSGCETCGVIFGSEITNPLLQTRWFLRQLGLYDSLLGDAVDLLFIVLFATVRVGVGTVMFYCELTSPRTTLIMKLGGVAMYGLAWVFMVDIARFGYKKSRAKYKRWRENHKLNQVSAQKLE; via the exons ATGCCGGTGCTGGAGGTGACCTGCAGCCTGATTGGCTGGTTCTGTCTCTACCTGTTGTTCTGCTGCACCTTCACTCGGCGGGGGCCCGAGTGGAGCTGCCGGCTCGTCACTTTGTCCCACGGGGTCGTCATCGTGCTGCTGACTGCGTACGTCCTCTTCATAGACGGACCCTGGCCCTTCACACATGCAG GTACAGAAAACACTGAGCTGCAGATTTCCTCCCTGTCCGTGTGCCTCGGCTACTTCTTCTTCGATTTGTGTTGGTGCGTGCTCTACCACACCGAGGGTCCCGTCATGCTGGCGCACCACGTCGCGAGCATCGTGGGCATCCTGCTGGCTCTGCTCATGGGGGTGTCCGGCTGCGAGACCTGCGGGGTCATCTTCGGCAGCGAGATCACCAACCCCCTGCTGCAGACCCGCTGGTTCCTCCGGCAGCTGGGCCTGTACGACAGCCTGCTGGGCGACGCCGTGGACCTGCTTTTTATCGTACTGTTCGCCACCGTGCGCGTCGGGGTCGGCACGGTCATGTTTTACTGCGAGCTCACGTCTCCCAGGACCACGCTGATAATGAAGCTCGGCGGCGTGGCCATGTACGGACTAGCCTGGGTGTTCATGGTGGACATAGCCCGGTTTGGCTACAAGAAGAGTCGAGCCAAGTATAAAAGGTGGCGAGAGAATCACAAGCTCAACCAAGTTAGCGCACAAAAACTGGAGTGA
- the LOC115004989 gene encoding transmembrane protein 136-like isoform X2, giving the protein MCSVKTSSNELLHEAAMPVLEVTCSLIGWFCLYLLFCCTFTRRGPEWSCRLVTLSHGVVIVLLTAYVLFIDGPWPFTHAGTENTELQISSLSVCLGYFFFDLCWCVLYHTEGPVMLAHHVASIVGILLALLMGVSGCETCGVIFGSEITNPLLQTRWFLRQLGLYDSLLGDAVDLLFIVLFATVRVGVGTVMFYCELTSPRTTLIMKLGGVAMYGLAWVFMVDIARFGYKKSRAKYKRWRENHKLNQVSAQKLE; this is encoded by the exons atgtgttcagtgaagaCGAGCTCTAATGAACTCCTGCATGAAG CAGCCATGCCGGTGCTGGAGGTGACCTGCAGCCTGATTGGCTGGTTCTGTCTCTACCTGTTGTTCTGCTGCACCTTCACTCGGCGGGGGCCCGAGTGGAGCTGCCGGCTCGTCACTTTGTCCCACGGGGTCGTCATCGTGCTGCTGACTGCGTACGTCCTCTTCATAGACGGACCCTGGCCCTTCACACATGCAG GTACAGAAAACACTGAGCTGCAGATTTCCTCCCTGTCCGTGTGCCTCGGCTACTTCTTCTTCGATTTGTGTTGGTGCGTGCTCTACCACACCGAGGGTCCCGTCATGCTGGCGCACCACGTCGCGAGCATCGTGGGCATCCTGCTGGCTCTGCTCATGGGGGTGTCCGGCTGCGAGACCTGCGGGGTCATCTTCGGCAGCGAGATCACCAACCCCCTGCTGCAGACCCGCTGGTTCCTCCGGCAGCTGGGCCTGTACGACAGCCTGCTGGGCGACGCCGTGGACCTGCTTTTTATCGTACTGTTCGCCACCGTGCGCGTCGGGGTCGGCACGGTCATGTTTTACTGCGAGCTCACGTCTCCCAGGACCACGCTGATAATGAAGCTCGGCGGCGTGGCCATGTACGGACTAGCCTGGGTGTTCATGGTGGACATAGCCCGGTTTGGCTACAAGAAGAGTCGAGCCAAGTATAAAAGGTGGCGAGAGAATCACAAGCTCAACCAAGTTAGCGCACAAAAACTGGAGTGA
- the LOC115004985 gene encoding tripartite motif-containing protein 16-like, with protein MAQKGVLDRETLCCSICLDLLKDPVTTSCGHSYCKNCIQSFWDGEDEKRSHSCPQCRQTFTPRPVLVKSTMLAAVVEELKKTGLQAAPADHCYAGPEDVGCDVCTGRKLKAFKSCVQCVASYCEKHLQPHYDAAPLKKHKLVEPSQKLQENMCSRHDEVMKMFCRTDQQCICYLCSLEEHKGHDTVSAAAERTERQRELEGSRLNIQQRIQDGEKDVKLLQQKVEVINRSADRAVEDSEKMFTQLIRLMQKRSSDVKQQLRSQQESEVSRVKELQEKLEQEITELKRKDADLKQLAHTEDHNQFLHNYPSLSPLSESTLSSSINIPLRYFEEVTAAVSQVTDELQDVLREKWTNISQTGTEVDVSLSAEPKTRAGFLKYSRDITLDPNTAHTQLLLSEGGRKVTVMSQQQSYSRHTDRFTEYRQVLSRESLTGRSYWEVERSGGGVYVAVAYKNISRAGGGDECAFGCNDKSWALYCNNNSYTFYYNKVQTPVSGPASSRLGVYLDHRAGVLSFYSVSDTMTLLHRVHHTFSQPLYAGVYLYYPPGSTAEFCKLK; from the coding sequence atggcgcAGAAAGGAGTTCTGGACCGGGAAACCTTGTGttgttccatctgtctggatctactgaaggatccggtgacgacttcctgtggacacagctactgcaagaactgtattcaaagcttctgggatggagaggacgagaagagaagccacagctgccctcagtgcaggcagaccttcacaccgaggcctgtcctggtGAAGAGCACCATGTTAGCAGCtgtagtggaggagctgaagaagactggactccaagctgctcctgctgatcactgctatgctggacctgaagatgtgggatgtgatgtctgcactgggagaaaactgaaagccttcaagtcctgtgtgcagtgtgtggcctcttactgtgagaaacacctccagcCTCATTATGATGCggctccattaaagaaacacaagctggtggagccctcccagaagctccaggagaacatgtgctctcgtcacgatgaggtgatgaagatgttctgccgtactgatcagcagtgtatctgttatctctgctctctggaggaacataaaggccacgacacagtctcagctgcagcagaaaggactgagaggcagagagagctcgaggggagtcgactaaacatccagcagagaatccaggacggagagaaagatgtgaagctgcttcagcagaaggtggaggtcatcaatcgctctgctgacagagcagtggaggacagtgagaagatgttcactcagctgatccgtctcatgcagaaaagaagctctgatgtgaagcagcagctcagatcgcagcaggaaagtgaagtgagtcgagtcaaagagcttcaggagaagctggagcaggagatcactgagctgaagaggaaagacgctgatctgaagcagctcgcacacacagaggaccacaaccagtttctacacaactacccctcactgtccccactcagtgagtctacactctcctccagcatcaacatccctctcagatactttgaggaagtgacagcggctgtgtcacaagtcacagatgaactccaggacgttctgagagagaagtggacaaacatctcacagactgggactgaagtggatgtttcactgtcagcagagcccaagaccagagctggattcttaaagtattcacgtgacatcacactggatccaaacacagcacacacacagctgttattaTCTGAGGGGGGCAGAAAAGTGACAGTAATGAGTCAACAACAGTCTTATTCtcgtcacacagacagattcactgAATATCGTCAGGtgctgagtagagagagtctgactggacgtagttactgggaggtggagcgGAGCGGGGGGGGAGTTTATGTAGCAGTCGcatacaagaacatcagcagagcaggggggggtGATGAATGTGCATTTGGATGTAATGATAAATCCTGGGCGTTATATTGTAACAATAAcagttacacattttattacaacAAAGTCCAAACTCCCGTCTCAGGTCCTGCGTCCTCCAGACTCGGagtgtacctggatcacagagcaggtgttctgtccttctacagcgtctctgacaccatgactctcctgcacagagtccaccacacattctctcagccgctctacgctggagtttatttatattatcctcctggatccactgctgagttctgtaaactcaagtag
- the LOC115004986 gene encoding tripartite motif-containing protein 16-like yields MAQKGVQLETLCCSICLDLLKDPVTTPCGHSYCKNCIQSFWDGEDEKRSHSCPQCRQTFTPRPVLLKSTMLAAVVEELKKTGLQAAPADHCYAGPEDVGCDVCTGRKLKAFKSCVQCVASYCEKHLQPHYESPTFMKHKLVEPSQKLQENMCSRHDEVMKMFCRTDQQCICYLCSLEEHKGHDTVSAAAERTERQRELEGSRLNIQQRIQDGEKDVKLLQQEVEVINRSADRAVEDSEKMFTQLIRLMQKRSSDVKQQLRSQQESEVSRVKELQEKLEQEITELKRKDADLKQLAHTEDHNQFLHNYPSLSPLSESTLSSSINIPLTYFEEVTAAVSQVTDELQDVLREKWTNISQTGTEVDVSLSAEPKTRAGFLKYSRDITLDPNTANTQLLLSEGGRKVTVMSQHQSYSHHTDRFTDWCLQVLSRESLTGRSYWEVERSGGGVYVAVAYKNISRAGGGVESLFGFNDKSWMLNCDDNSYTFYHNKVQTPVSGPASSRLGVYLDHRAGVLSFYSVSDTMTLLHRVHHTFSQPLYAGVTLYSSYGDTAEFCKLK; encoded by the coding sequence atggcgcagaaaggagttcagctgGAAACCTTGTGttgttccatctgtctggatctactgaaggatccggtgacgactccctgtggacacagctactgcaagaactgtattcaaagcttctgggatggagaggacgagaagagaagccacagctgccctcagtgcaggcagaccttcacaccgaggcctgtcctgctgaagagcaccatgttagcagctgtagtggaggagctgaagaagactggactccaagctgctcctgctgatcactgctatgctggacctgaagatgtgggatgtgatgtctgcactgggagaaaactgaaagccttcaagtcctgtgtgcagtgtgtggcctcttactgtgagaaacacctccagcCTCATTATGAATCACCTACATTcatgaaacacaagctggtggagccctcccagaagctccaggagaacatgtgctctcgtcacgatgaggtgatgaagatgttctgccgtactgatcagcagtgtatctgttatctctgctctctggaggaacataaaggccacgacacagtctcagctgcagcagaaaggactgagaggcagagagagctcgaggggagtcgactaaacatccagcagagaatccaggacggagagaaagatgtgaagctgcttcagcaggaggtggaggtcatcaatcgctctgctgacagagcagtggaggacagtgagaagatgttcactcagctgatccgtctcatgcagaaaagaagctctgatgtgaagcagcagctcagatcgcagcaggaaagtgaagtgagtcgagtcaaagagcttcaggagaagctggagcaggagatcactgagctgaagaggaaagacgctgatctgaagcagctcgcacacacagaggaccacaaccagtttctacacaactacccctcactgtccccactcagtgagtctacactctcctccagcatcaacatccctctcacatactttgaggaagtgacagcggctgtgtcacaagtcacagatgaactccaggacgttctgagagagaagtggacaaacatctcacagactgggactgaagtggatgtttcactgtcagcagagcccaagaccagagctggattcttaaagtattcacgtgacatcacactggatccaaacacagcaaacacacagctgttattATCTGAGGGGGGCAGAAAAGTGACAGTAATGAGTCAACATCAGTCTTATtctcatcacacagacagattcactgACTGGTGTCTTCAGGtgctgagtagagagagtctgactggacgtagttactgggaggtggagcgGAGCGGGGGGGGAGTTTATGTAGCAGTCGcatacaagaacatcagcagagcaggggggggggttgaatCTTTATTTGGATTCAATGATAAATCCTGGATGTTAAATTGTGACGATAACAGTTATACATTTTATCACAACAAAGTCCAAACTCCCGTCTCAGGTCCTGCGTCCTCCAGACTCGGagtgtacctggatcacagagcaggtgttctgtccttctacagcgtctctgacaccatgactctcctgcacagagtccaccacacattctctcagccgCTCTACGCTGGAGTTACTTTATATTCTTCTTATGGAGACACTGCTGAgttctgtaaactcaagtag
- the LOC115004989 gene encoding transmembrane protein 136-like isoform X3, with the protein MKQVQSVSCCSHVKAAMPVLEVTCSLIGWFCLYLLFCCTFTRRGPEWSCRLVTLSHGVVIVLLTAYVLFIDGPWPFTHAGTENTELQISSLSVCLGYFFFDLCWCVLYHTEGPVMLAHHVASIVGILLALLMGVSGCETCGVIFGSEITNPLLQTRWFLRQLGLYDSLLGDAVDLLFIVLFATVRVGVGTVMFYCELTSPRTTLIMKLGGVAMYGLAWVFMVDIARFGYKKSRAKYKRWRENHKLNQVSAQKLE; encoded by the exons atgaagcaggttcaaagtgtttcatgttgttcacatgtcaaag CAGCCATGCCGGTGCTGGAGGTGACCTGCAGCCTGATTGGCTGGTTCTGTCTCTACCTGTTGTTCTGCTGCACCTTCACTCGGCGGGGGCCCGAGTGGAGCTGCCGGCTCGTCACTTTGTCCCACGGGGTCGTCATCGTGCTGCTGACTGCGTACGTCCTCTTCATAGACGGACCCTGGCCCTTCACACATGCAG GTACAGAAAACACTGAGCTGCAGATTTCCTCCCTGTCCGTGTGCCTCGGCTACTTCTTCTTCGATTTGTGTTGGTGCGTGCTCTACCACACCGAGGGTCCCGTCATGCTGGCGCACCACGTCGCGAGCATCGTGGGCATCCTGCTGGCTCTGCTCATGGGGGTGTCCGGCTGCGAGACCTGCGGGGTCATCTTCGGCAGCGAGATCACCAACCCCCTGCTGCAGACCCGCTGGTTCCTCCGGCAGCTGGGCCTGTACGACAGCCTGCTGGGCGACGCCGTGGACCTGCTTTTTATCGTACTGTTCGCCACCGTGCGCGTCGGGGTCGGCACGGTCATGTTTTACTGCGAGCTCACGTCTCCCAGGACCACGCTGATAATGAAGCTCGGCGGCGTGGCCATGTACGGACTAGCCTGGGTGTTCATGGTGGACATAGCCCGGTTTGGCTACAAGAAGAGTCGAGCCAAGTATAAAAGGTGGCGAGAGAATCACAAGCTCAACCAAGTTAGCGCACAAAAACTGGAGTGA